The nucleotide sequence ATCCGCATCGGGTGACCGCGGCGGCGATGCGTTCTCTGGAACGGCCGGCGGACATTGCGGGACCCGCGGCGGCGGACCGGCCGGCCGCCCGGATGGGACGCCGCCCCGAGATCTGGCGGGCCTGGCGCCGGTTCGTCCGCTACCGCCCAGGCGTCGCGGGGCTCGCCGTCGTGGTCGTGATCGGCCTCGTGGCGGTCTTCGCGAACCTGCTCGCCCCCTACTCGCCGCTTGCGATCAACCCCGGCATGCGCGGCGTCGGACCGACCCCGGCCCACCCCTTGGGCTTCGATCAGATCGGGCGCGACATCCTGAGCCGTCTCGTCTACGGGTCGCGCGTCGCGATGATCGTGGCCGTGCTCGCGACCGGGATCGCGGTCGGCATCGGCGTGGCCGTCGGCACGACGGCCGGCTACGTGGGCGGGCGCGTGGATGCGGTGCTCTCGCGCATCACCGACGCGTTGATGGCGTTTCCGATTCTCGCCCTGCTGATCGCCCTCGTCGCCGTCGTCGGACCGAGCCTCACCAACGTCATCCTCGTCATCGGAGCCACCGTCTGGGCATCGTACGCGCGCGTCGTCCGCGCCGACGTGCTGAGCCTCCGGGAGCAGGAGTTCGTCGTGGCGGCCCGCGCGATCGGCGCCACGGACCGCCGCGTGATCTGGCGTCACCTCGTGCCCAACGTGGTCGGGCCGGTGATCGTGCTCGCCACGCTGTCGGTCGGCAACATCATCATCCTGGAGGCGGCCCTGTCGTTCCTCGGCCTGGGGGTGCGACCGCCGACGCCGGACTGGGGTGGCATGCTGGCCGACGGCCGGGCGTTCATCACCATCTATCCTCAGATCGTGATCGTCCCGGGCGTCATGATCGCACTCACCGTCCTGGCGTTCAACCTCCTGGGGGACGGGCTGCGGGACGCGCTCGACCCGCGCCACTACGATTGAAAGGCCCACACTCGACCAAAGGGGGTCCGGTGATGCGGATCGCAATCGGCGGCCTGTCACACGAAACCAACACGTTCTGCGCGGCGCCGACCGAGGTGGACGAGTTCAAGGACCGGGAGTGGACGCACGGCGCGGCCCTCGTGGCGCGCCACCGCGGCGTGCGCGATTATCTGGGCGGCATGCTGGCCGCGGCGGAGGAACGCGCCATCGAAGCCGTCCCGACCTTCGCCACGCGTGCCACGCCGTCCGGCACCATCAGCCGGCGCGCCTACGAGGAGATGCGGGGGGAACTGCTGGCCGGGCTCGACCGCGCGGACCGGCAGGAGGCCCCGCGTCAGACGGGGCCGGAGGTCCCTGGGCCTGCGGCGCGGGCCAAAGATGCCCAGACGGGAGTGGACGCCGTCTGCCTGGCGCTCCACGGCGCCGGGGTCGCGGACGGCGTCGACGACATCGAAGGCGACATCCTGTCGCGCGTGCGGGCGCTCGTGGGGCCGGCGCTGCCGGTCATCGTGACCCTCGACCTCCACGCCAACGTCACCGACGAGATGGCGCGGAACGCGACCGCGCTTCTCGGCGTGAACGAGTACCCGCACGTCGACTCGTACGAGCGCGGCGTCGAGGCGGTCGCGCTCGCGGCCGACGTCGTGTCCGGGCGCCGCCGGCCCGCGATGCGCCTCGTCCGGCTGCCGATGCTCGTGCCCACGACGGCGAGCAGCCAGGCCCCGGTGCGGGAGATCAACGCGCGGTGCCGCGACTGGGAGGGGCGGCCCGGCATGATCGACTGCACGTTCTTTCACGGCTTCGCCCACACGGACGCCCCCGTCGTCGCGGCCTCGATCGTGGCAATCGCCCACGAGGACGCGGCGCCGGCGGAGGAGGCCGCGATGGACGTCGCCCGGTACGCCTGGGGACAGCGAGAGGCGTTTCTCAGGTCCGCCCCGAGCCCGGCCGAGGCGATTCGCCAGGCGCTGGCCGCCGACGACCGTCCGGTCGTCATCAACGAGACGTCCGATAACCCGGGCGGCGGCGCGCCCGGCGACGGGACGCACCTGCTGCGCGCGTTGCTCGACGCGCAAGTCACGGACGCCTGCTTCGGCTTCATCTGGGACCCCGAGACCGCGGCCCAGGCGCACGCCGCCGGAACGGGTACCACCGTGCGCGTGCGGCTCGGCGGCAGGACCGACACGCTGCACGGCGCTCCGATCGACGCCGAGGCCTACGTGAAGTGCCTGACCGACGGCCGGTTTACCCAACAATCGCCGATGGGCCGCGGCGCGCCCGTGAACCTCGGCCCGATGGCCCGCCTCGTCGTCGGCGGCGTGGACGTGCTGGTCTCGTCGGTGCGGTCTCAGACCCTCGATCCGGAGGTGTTCCTGCTGCACGGCATCGACGTCGCACGATACCGGATCGTGGCGCTGAAATCGAGCCAGCACTTTCGCGCCGGGTTCGAGTCCGTGGCGGCGCGCATCATCACCGCGGACGCCCCCGGCCTCACCACCCTCGACCTCACGACGTTTCCGTACCGGCGCCTCGTGCGGCCGGTGTGGCCGCTCGATCCGCACACGGCGTTCCCGGCTACTTGATCGCGCCCACCAGCGAGAACAGCGGCAGGTAGAACGAGATCACGATGAAGCCGACGATCCCGCCCATCACCATGATCAGCGCCGGCTCGAGGATCGACGTGAGGGCCGCGACGGCGTACTCGACCTCGGCGTCGTAGAAGTCCGCCACCTTGGACAGCATCGTGTCGAGCGCTCCGGTGCGCTCGCCGACTGCGACCATCTGGGTGACCATCGGCGGGAACATGCCGCTCGCCCCGAGCGGGCCCGAGATGCCTTCGCCCTCGCGGATGCTCGTGCGGACCGCGTCGAGCGCCCGGATGAGGACCACGTTGCTGGTGGCCTTCGCCACGACGTCCAGGGCGTGGAGGATCGGCACGCCGCTGTGGATCAGGGTCCCCAGGGTGCGGGAAAAGCGCGCCATGGCGACGCTCTTGTTGACCGGGCCGAACACCGGCGCCCGCAGCTTGAAGCGGTCGAACCACCGGCGGCCGTCCGGCGTCCCGATGTAGTACCGGAACCCGTAGATGCCCACGACGAGGACGAGGACTCCCACGTACCACCAGCGCTGCCCCGCCACGGTGATGAAGATGAGAAACTGGGTCGGCAGCGGCAGCGGCACCTGGAGATCCTTGAACACCGACACGAACTTGGGCAGGATGAAGAAGACGATGAACGAGACGATGCCGCCCGCGGCGCTCGCGATCAGGACCGGATACACCATGGCCGACTTGACCTTCTGCCGCAGCGCCAGCTCCTTTTCCAGGAAGCCCGACAGCCGGCCCAGCACGTCGTCGAGGGCGCCGCCGGTTTCTCCGGCGCGGACCATGTGAACGTACAGGTTGTTGAACGTTTCCGGGTGCGCGGCCAGCGCGTCGGACAGCGGAAGCCCGCCCTCGACGTCGCCGCGCACTTTCCCGATAATCTCCCGCAAACGCTGGTTCGTGGCCTGCGCCTGCAGGATGGCCAGGCTCGCGATGATCGTGAGCCCCGCGTTGATCATCGTAGCGAGCTGCCGCGTAAACACGGTGAGGTCCTTGAGCTTGACGCCCCGGAAGCGGCTCAGCAGGTCTTCGACCTTCGGCTGCGTCGCGCGGCGCTTGAGCGACGTGATGAGGTAGCCCATCTCCTGCAGACGGGAGATGGCGGCGATCTCGGTGTCGCCGTCGACCGCGCCGGCCACCATTTGCCCTGCTCCGTCCCGCCCCACGTATGCGAACGTTGCCACGTTGAACCCCCCTGCCCCTACTTCGAGTCTTCGGAGACGAAGACGACGCGCAGCAGCTCTTCGACCGTCGTCACGCCTTCCAGCACTTTCTGAACGCCGTCATCGCGGAGGAGGCGCATGCCGTCCTGCTGCGCGGCGGCGCGGATCTGATCGGCCGAGGCGCCGCCGAGGATGAGGCCCCGCAGC is from bacterium and encodes:
- a CDS encoding ABC transporter permease, giving the protein MRSLERPADIAGPAAADRPAARMGRRPEIWRAWRRFVRYRPGVAGLAVVVVIGLVAVFANLLAPYSPLAINPGMRGVGPTPAHPLGFDQIGRDILSRLVYGSRVAMIVAVLATGIAVGIGVAVGTTAGYVGGRVDAVLSRITDALMAFPILALLIALVAVVGPSLTNVILVIGATVWASYARVVRADVLSLREQEFVVAARAIGATDRRVIWRHLVPNVVGPVIVLATLSVGNIIILEAALSFLGLGVRPPTPDWGGMLADGRAFITIYPQIVIVPGVMIALTVLAFNLLGDGLRDALDPRHYD
- a CDS encoding M81 family metallopeptidase, with translation MRIAIGGLSHETNTFCAAPTEVDEFKDREWTHGAALVARHRGVRDYLGGMLAAAEERAIEAVPTFATRATPSGTISRRAYEEMRGELLAGLDRADRQEAPRQTGPEVPGPAARAKDAQTGVDAVCLALHGAGVADGVDDIEGDILSRVRALVGPALPVIVTLDLHANVTDEMARNATALLGVNEYPHVDSYERGVEAVALAADVVSGRRRPAMRLVRLPMLVPTTASSQAPVREINARCRDWEGRPGMIDCTFFHGFAHTDAPVVAASIVAIAHEDAAPAEEAAMDVARYAWGQREAFLRSAPSPAEAIRQALAADDRPVVINETSDNPGGGAPGDGTHLLRALLDAQVTDACFGFIWDPETAAQAHAAGTGTTVRVRLGGRTDTLHGAPIDAEAYVKCLTDGRFTQQSPMGRGAPVNLGPMARLVVGGVDVLVSSVRSQTLDPEVFLLHGIDVARYRIVALKSSQHFRAGFESVAARIITADAPGLTTLDLTTFPYRRLVRPVWPLDPHTAFPAT
- a CDS encoding type II secretion system F family protein, translating into MATFAYVGRDGAGQMVAGAVDGDTEIAAISRLQEMGYLITSLKRRATQPKVEDLLSRFRGVKLKDLTVFTRQLATMINAGLTIIASLAILQAQATNQRLREIIGKVRGDVEGGLPLSDALAAHPETFNNLYVHMVRAGETGGALDDVLGRLSGFLEKELALRQKVKSAMVYPVLIASAAGGIVSFIVFFILPKFVSVFKDLQVPLPLPTQFLIFITVAGQRWWYVGVLVLVVGIYGFRYYIGTPDGRRWFDRFKLRAPVFGPVNKSVAMARFSRTLGTLIHSGVPILHALDVVAKATSNVVLIRALDAVRTSIREGEGISGPLGASGMFPPMVTQMVAVGERTGALDTMLSKVADFYDAEVEYAVAALTSILEPALIMVMGGIVGFIVISFYLPLFSLVGAIK